In Streptomyces dangxiongensis, one DNA window encodes the following:
- a CDS encoding ABC transporter permease → MGRYVLRRLLQMIPVFVGSTLLIFLMVNVMGDPVAGLCGERQCDPATAARLKQEFGLDQPVFPQQYLAYMGRVFTGDFGTAFNGQKVTELMATAFPVTIRLTVVAILLEIVVGITLGVLSGLRRGRPVDTAVLLLTLVVISVPTFVTGLVLQLLLGVKWGWIRPSVSPDAGFGELLVPGLVLASVSLAYVTRLTRTSIAENKRSDYVRTAVAKGLPRRRVITRHLLRNSLIPVVTFIGFDIGALMGGAIVTERIFNIHGVGYQLYQGILRQNTQTVVGFVTVLVLIFLVANLLVDLLYAVLDPRIRYA, encoded by the coding sequence ATGGGACGCTACGTCCTCCGGCGACTGCTCCAGATGATCCCGGTGTTCGTCGGCTCCACCCTGCTGATCTTCCTCATGGTGAACGTGATGGGCGACCCCGTCGCCGGACTGTGCGGCGAACGGCAGTGCGATCCGGCGACGGCCGCCCGACTGAAGCAGGAGTTCGGGCTCGACCAGCCGGTCTTCCCGCAGCAGTACCTCGCCTACATGGGCAGGGTCTTCACCGGCGACTTCGGTACGGCGTTCAACGGGCAGAAGGTCACCGAGCTGATGGCGACGGCGTTCCCCGTCACCATCCGGCTCACCGTCGTGGCCATCCTGCTCGAGATCGTCGTCGGCATCACCCTCGGCGTGCTCAGCGGCCTGCGACGCGGCCGGCCCGTCGACACCGCCGTACTCCTGCTGACCCTGGTGGTGATCTCCGTCCCCACCTTCGTCACCGGTCTGGTGCTCCAACTGCTCCTCGGCGTCAAGTGGGGCTGGATCAGACCCTCCGTCTCCCCGGACGCCGGCTTCGGCGAGCTGCTCGTGCCCGGCCTGGTCCTCGCCTCCGTCTCGCTCGCCTACGTCACCCGGCTGACCCGCACCTCCATCGCCGAGAACAAGCGCTCCGACTACGTCCGCACCGCCGTCGCCAAGGGACTGCCCCGGCGCCGCGTCATCACCCGGCACCTGCTGCGCAACTCGCTGATCCCCGTGGTGACCTTCATCGGCTTCGACATCGGCGCGCTGATGGGCGGGGCGATCGTCACCGAGCGGATCTTCAACATCCACGGCGTCGGCTACCAGCTCTACCAGGGCATCCTGCGGCAGAACACCCAGACGGTCGTCGGCTTCGTGACCGTGCTCGTCCTGATCTTCCTGGTGGCCAACCTCCTCGTCGACCTGCTCTACGCCGTACTCGACCCGAGGATCCGCTATGCCTGA